In Candidatus Schekmanbacteria bacterium, the DNA window TTCCCTCTCTTCTTCAGGCAATTCTTCAAACTTTTCCTGGAAGAAGACAGTCATTTCCGTGTGATATTTCTCAAATGCCCTTATCCTCTCTCTTATTGCTTTTTTAAGTTTTTCAGAAGGCGCTGCATCACCTTGAACAATACTTTTGAGCTCCTCGGTTGTAGTTTTTAGAGGAACGATTCCTATTTTGAACAGAAGCTCATTTTTGTTTTTGATATAATAGTAAAGACTTCCCTTAAGTATTCCTACTTCTTTAGCCACATCTTCGATTGTAGCCCTTTGATACCCTTTTTCACGAAACACCT includes these proteins:
- a CDS encoding TetR/AcrR family transcriptional regulator — protein: MTMSQRERQILDAAAKVFREKGYQRATIEDVAKEVGILKGSLYYYIKNKNELLFKIGIVPLKTTTEELKSIVQGDAAPSEKLKKAIRERIRAFEKYHTEMTVFFQEKFEELPEEEREILRNGQREDERLWSQIIYEGIEKGEFRENLDVKIITKAIMGMCHWLFKWYRVNGRLTADEIADIFYDLIFNGIKQTKKE